tgtgttccttctctttcgcttttgcttgatcaaggtgtcagcttgtcaagattgctcaatttgaaaaccactgttggattcactcagtcactcatttctcaccagagatgttaggacttgTTCACTCTgtgttgccataaatttaatactttgaatcggactgcacaagatagttccttaaggtctttgttttgggttgtaacggggctcaagggtattaacgtattagggtagggtctttttttttaattaacttcatatatttatatcatatatatgaaggaggaaattacaaatcaactcctataacaaggaggaaagacaaattacgccacccagggttcgaactcgagacctccaggatggacgcggtatccagcaccctttaccgctaggccaaggggcttggatagggtcctaggggttctaagtttaaaataaaatttgtaaattaaaacgaaaaatcacatgagtcaaaaagccaaagatttgactaaactcgctAGATCagatttgggatatttatttcttcctctgcttgatgctccttcttggtcaaatttcgacctttagccttataacttcCTGCTTATTTCCTGaattttgattttctgggtcaggttaaaactatttcctgccctatttttctcaaaccttttcttcatttctttttatatgatcaacccgattgtctaacttgatcaacccggctacccctCATTTTGACCATTCTGTCgctatccccttttgtttcccttgacaaaATTCATCACTTTAAccctctttcctcatgtgatatgaaactttgaatttggttttaaggcttcaagaaatgggtaagagtgtatgggctcaacgtggttaactaaggggtgccttgattaGTGAGGCGGGTTTGAGGAACGACGGAAGAAAATGGCTCAAAAGGCTAAGTCCTAGTGcatttagtccttactacttgtgcaattgtcatctcaatattaaaagtcagcctctcgtaaagttttcttttgtaaaaatagtagaaagtgttctacttttggcttataactcacatatagagaggcttcacagttggtttagaaattgagtgtttccatcatacttgcgtcgttcaaattgatcaagtttttgcaatcaagtttttacacgtgagcatactgaatcctttttctaactcttccaaaaataatcaagtcttccaattatccaatttcatgcatattgcttattttattactaactggaatttgttatttttgttaaaatttttagcatgtatgattctactgtaactaacccgtcctcGAGGGACTTGATGTAGTGGagaaaaaagggttaggcacaggcaacggcacaacaacaaacaagggaaacttctcacacttagaccagacactgggttAAGTGTGAGAAGTGCCAGCGATCAACGCATGCtaacaaatatagaaaaatataaCACATAGGCTAAACAGACAATAatttccataaacttctcacacttagtccatacacatgactaagtgtgagaatggAGTCAAAACACAgtttacacaaagaaacagAGTTAAGAGTTATACTACTGCCTTCTAGATGGTTGAATCAGGGGATGTTGCACGCCTTGCTAATAGCCTCCATTtcacaggccttccttattgaCTTCATGGCGTTTGTGCTCATCGGAGCTCCTTCTCAttggtatttttattctttttctccttcgcTAGGAGAAGCATGCTGGCAGCGTTAGTAAGCCCCATACCTTGGTTGGTATGGTGGCCCTTCTTGGGAGGAGGAAGGATACTTTCTTCCTCCTTCCTCTTGctctcttcctcttctctcACCTGGCTGCCctccacagtcttgcttgcttctACGGCTGCCCTGGTCCCTTGGTGCGCTTGTCTGTTCTCATCCTCTTGCTGCcttgaaccctcagcttcaagaagCAGTTGGTCCATCGTTCGGCGGCGCGTTCTTTTCGGGATGGAGTCATCCTCCTCTGCGTGCGGTGGCGAAGCGGGGTCCTTAGACCGAGAAATTTCTAGGCGAGCTTTGAGGGCGGTGTAAACCTCCACGGGGTCAGCGCCGGTCAGAAATTTTCTGAGTACGGAGTCCATACGCCTTATGTCAGTCGGGTCCACATATTGGAGTGGGCCGATGAATCTATGAGGCAATAATGGGGTTCTGGTGGTTGGTGGGCTGGGTGGCGACAAGGATCTCTGATTACCACTGTTGATACCGGCTCCTGAAGAAAATGAGGAAGTATTGGGAGTCTCGAGTTgattgccctgcatttctttctgATTATGATTTCGGGTGATTTGAACTTGGAGAGAATTAGATGGGGATAGCACAAAGATTATGAAGGTAGTTGATGGAAAGTGAGATCCGAAAAACCCTTTTTATACTGCAACCCCGACTGTTGCGATTCTTGCCAGTTTGAGATCTCTGCGTCTATTCAGACTTGTGCGACTCTTCACGTGCAGGCGCACCTTTTTAGAGTGCCAGGTGGCAAAGCTTCTCCGATAtgcttcctccttctctccaAGACGTCTCTTCATTGTGACAGTTggcgccgcctgacacctctctaATTACTGCACACGTCTTATCATCACCTGCCTTTGTCAACTCAGTCACTGTACTACCGATCAAATTCGATTTGCACTGATCACGTGGACCATTAAATCCAGATGACGACTCacataattccacttgatcagtttctttcatccacttccgacttttaattttctaagaaataaaaataacacattaaaaaatatttacactaatAAGGATTTGACCGGGTTCCCATGGGAtgttacttgatcagtttaatagatttGGAATTtgtcgcttgatcaagcagactttccatgagtacccgatcactccttctaCCTGTTCATTGGTGCAAGCTAGGCATTAGTAGTGGAATGTCGCCCACTACAAACGCCTCCATTCCGTCCCTTCCTGTCAACTCGCTTGCTACCAAGTAGTCGGCCATATCTGCAAACACTGCCCTTTTCTGTGCGTATTGTCCCCAGTTTCTCTGTTTGCTTTGATCAATTTTCCCTTCCTGGCAGATCCGATGTTCTTCAGATTGTGACTTGATTAGATGCAGGTGCCCTTCAGGGAAATCGGCTGGAATGGTTTCCATGTTTCCTTCTCGCAGAATTCGGCGCAGGTGATTCACCTCTCTATCCTCACATATTTTCTTATCCACTTCTTCCCATTCAAACTCCTGTATAAGGAATAACCACCTGTGCAAAAGCGGGTTTGATCCCCTTTTCGCCAAGAGGTACTTGACGGCTGCCTGGTTTGTATACACTATTACCCTGGAACCAAGTAGGTATCGTCCGAACTTTCCAAATGCAAAGACTACTGATAGCACTTCCTTTTCGGTCGCATCATAGTTCCTTTGTCCCCGATTCAATGTTTCTGACACGTAGAGGGAAACGTAACTCTCCCCTTGGATTTTCTGACTTAATACTGCCCTCACAGCATGATTgctagcatcgcacatcacctcaaatgggtgattccagtcgggggcacgtatttttggaaagtttatCAACCGGTCCTTTGGGAACGCGGCCTTGCAGCCATCAGAGAACTCAACCTTCATGTTATTCGGAAAAAGCTTCGTCAGGGGCTGGGCACTTTTTGCGAAAACCTTGATGAATCTTCTATGGATCCTGGCGCGTCCTAAAAAGGTTCTGACCTCCTCCTGGTCGGTAGAGTATGGGAGTTTCACTGCCTGCGTGTGCATTGCTCCGATTGTTCGAGGGTCTGCCCAGTTCGAATTCCGCCCCTTGGGTGTCAGTTTCGGTTGACACTGGAAGAGTAACTCTTCCTCCCCCACTATGAACTCTTCCAATCTCAGGGCGGGGCTAATTCTGCATTGTCGATTAAAGTGGGGCGTCCCTTCTATTTTTTATCATGGGATGCATATACAGCTCCGGGTGAGTTTCTATCAAGGCATCCGTATTCCACTTGACTACCCCTTCATCCGGCCTCGGTTTTTTCTTCGATTTCCCTTCCTGTTCCTGCATATTTAGGTTGACTGGTTTGTTATTGGCCTGGTTGGTAaggttcttgagagtcatcggCGATGCTGGTGCGGAGATTAGTTGCCTTGTAGGCGAGGGATCTTCCTTCAGCATTCCTTTCAATGgggcggcttggtcaggtggtttctcGACCCTTATTAGTTGGGTAACCTCTTTTGACTCGGTTGGTTGTGACGGTTGGCAAAAATAATTTCCCTTCTAATGGCTTGATCGTCCATTTCTCCAGTCATCGCCGTATCAAACCATTCTGCTGCCTCTCTCTTGAGTTGTTCACCTTTAGTGGAACCAGAGGGTGGTTCTTTGAAGGATTTCTTTTCCGGATACTTTTGTTTTCGAGGGCTGATAGCGTCTACTGTTTGAATGCTCTCGCTGTCCTGTGGTTTCCTCACAGCTTTATCAACTTCGAATGTaagttgttctccattaaaactCAGCTTCATCGTCCCCTGGCGGACGTCGATGACTGTGCTGGCTGTGGATAAgaatggccttcccaaaaggatGCCAACAGACTCTTCCGCTCCCGGCTCTGTCGTCTTTATGAAGAAGAAGTCGGTGGGGTACATAAACTTGTTTACTTTGACAagttcatcttccagaactccttCGGGGTAGATGCAAGACACAtctgctagctgtatttccATATCGGTTTTGACAAGCTTAGCATCTTCCAACTTCtcgtatatagaatacggcataatattgatggaagcccctagatCGCACATTGCTTGCGCCATTTGGACgtttctgatggaaattgggagcgtaaatacccctgggtcagcTTCCTTTGGTGGAAGATCACTAGATTGGATCACTCCAGTCACATTTTCTGTTTCGCCCATCTTCCTCTTCCCAGCAACCTGTTTATAGGTGCTAGACTCTTTTCCTTTTGTGACTTAATCAAGGGTGTTGGACTCAAGGCTTCCGTTATGATTGAGTCTAGGTGCTGGAAAACTCGCAGATGAGCTTTGACAAACTAtttctgatttcagagagactgtattgacattttcgCGCCCTGTAGGTTGCTGCACTGTGGCTGAGAGCTTTCCCGCATTCCCTCTCAGCTCGCCCAATGACATGGCTACCTGGGAcaactgctttgtaagcatttCGAGTGCAGCCCTCTGTTCTTTCTGAGtctcttgtatttctcgcatcGCGTCTTGGGGCTGATGCGGGATCATCacatctcctggaccttcaaATTGTTGTTTGTTATATCGCTGATTAAATCGACCTCCTCCATGACCTTGCTGATAGTAGCCGGAaggtccatactgctctggcTGGAAGTGATTCTGCGGGTTTCCTCTTTTGCACTGCGGTACATAGTTCACCATTTGATCATTTGGTTATCTTCCCTGGTTGCCAAACTGAGGGACTTGGTGCTGGTACCCCCActctccttcctgttgtcggcttgaccagttaggttgtcatccacttgaccagtttcCTTGAGGTCCTCTTGACCATCCTGCTTGACAGGCCTGCAAtttgttccctccagtgttcgGCCTCTCCTGGATccgagcaggccagttgggATGCCCCTCGGTGAGTTGTAAGGACTGCGTCGggggtggttggctttgattctgatcagtccacctaaagtttgggtggtccctccacggagcatctctctgcttcccttGGATCCAGTTCTCATTCGCGTTCCAATGACCtacggcattcacttgggcttgcggctctacctcaggggggaattcacagtaataataatgatgttcttctggtggggacggttgcggcacatattgtatctcctttggtgcaggtggtggtggcggtcttgctttctctactgcctccagcagtttcttctccatttgctcaaatcgagcctccaactttttgtcattgcgcgcctctgctacATGCACTGCCTCTCTTCTATACTGGCCTCGAGATGTCTCGTATGACCGCTTAGGctcgatcagcctctccagtatatttttggcttggctaaatggggttttcgagaaatccccttgagctgcgaggttgaggtcgtttttgctgtccaccgtaagtccgccatagaagatcgagtagatctcccgctcccccagcttgtggttggggcatgcttgaagcagcccttggaatctgtcccagtattgaccgaggggctcatcgtactcctgtctggcttcggTAATCTCCCGTTTGAGGGCACTCGTCTTTGATGCTGGAAAGAAGAggtcgaggaatatcatgcggaattcggcccaggtcctgatggatccttctggcagccttgacagccagacgcCCGCATCGCCCTTTAAAATGAAGGGAATAGctttgagcctgtaatcttcggatgtggatctaACCGTGAcaggctgaatatcacagtatcggcagaactCCTCCAGAAATGTGTTCGGACACTCTTTTGAAAGACCGTAAAAGTGGGACAAAACaaccagtactcctgatttgatcgcgatggtccgtcaagtggcattcctgcacatttaacacttgttttgcgcgataaaccgatcaagcagcatacattttacccttaaaccgatgcatgaaatgagccttatcactcaaaaataaaaatagagtactaatattataaaatacttaaaattaaaacagtaaattcaattagtattaatatactatttttttttgttttgtttcatGACATAGTGAATTGAAATATGAACTCTAGTATTTACaaaggaaaaaatatatatagctctaaaatattatatagattagttaaataacacataatatttattttgactAAGGTTCGAcaataattttccaaaaatcaaaaatttgaatagattaaaatttcaaaattgaataatttaGAATAGTATGATATAAAAAACCTACACCCGATTAGTATTAATATATCATacatattttcttaattttatttcatgatATAGTGAATTGAACTAATAACTCAATTATTTATAAAGCAAAATCGAAAATAtcttgtaattatttatttgatcgAAGTTCGATTGCAAcgttataaaaattaaataaattaaaattttggaaagtaaagcattataataaaaattataaaatttttaaaatcaaaattataaactcaattattattattaaagtttaatttgtttaatgATATACTGATTGGAGCTTAAAactctaatattttataaataaagaagaaaataatatattattttgaagT
This sequence is a window from Salvia splendens isolate huo1 chromosome 14, SspV2, whole genome shotgun sequence. Protein-coding genes within it:
- the LOC121764321 gene encoding uncharacterized protein LOC121764321 gives rise to the protein MGETENVTGVIQSSDLPPKEADPGVFTLPISIRNVQMAQAMCDLGASINIMPYSIYEKLEDAKLVKTDMEIQLADVSCIYPEGVLEDELVKVNKFMYPTDFFFIKTTEPGAEESVGILLGRPFLSTASTVIDVRQGTMKLSFNGEQLTFEVDKAVRKPQDSESIQTVDAISPRKQKYPEKKSFKEPPSGSTKGEQLKREAAEWFDTAMTGEMDDQAIRREIIFANRHNQPSQKRLPN